One window of Mus caroli chromosome 11, CAROLI_EIJ_v1.1, whole genome shotgun sequence genomic DNA carries:
- the Il9r gene encoding interleukin-9 receptor isoform X1 — protein sequence MALGRCVAEVLFFAGWTLERAAVKQVSWFLIYSCVCSCVCWGVSVPEQGGGGQKAGTFTCLSNSIYRIDCHWSAPELGQESRAWLLFTSNQVTDIKHKCTFQDSMCTLVLPKEEVFLPFDNFTITLHRCIMGQEQVSLVDSEYLPRRHIKLDPPSDLQSNVSSGRCVLTWGVSHALEPLITSLSYELAFKRQEEAWEQARHKDRIVGVTWLILEAVELNPGSIYEARLRVQMTLESYEEKTEGEYYKSHWSEWSQPVSFPSPQRRQGLLVPRWQWSASILVVVPIFLLLTGFVHLLFKLSPRVKRIFYQNIPSPEAFFHPLYSVYHGDFQTWTGARRAGPQARQSGVSTSSAGSESSIWEAVATLTYSPACPVQFACLKWEATAPGFPGPPGSEHVLPAGCLELEGQPSAYLPQEDWAPLGSSRPPPPDSDSGSSDYCMLDCCEECHLSAFPGHTQSPELTLAQPVALPVSSRA from the exons ttttgttttttgcaggTTGGACGTTGGAGAGAGCGGCAGTGAAACAGGTCTCCTGGTTCCTGATCTACAGCTGTGTCTGCTCTTGTGTCTGCTGGGGAGTCTCAGTCCcagagcaaggaggaggag GGCAGAAGGCTGGAACATTCACCTGTCTCAGCAACAGTATTTACAGGATCGACTGCCACTGGTCAGCTCCAGAGCTGGGCCAGGAATCCAGGGCCTGGCTCCTCTTTACCAG TAACCAGGTGACTGACATCAAGCACAAATGCACCTTCCAGGACAGTATGTGTACCCTGGTGCTGCCTAAAGAGGAGGTGTTCTTACCTTTTGACAACTTCACCATCACACTTCACCGCTGCATCATGGGACAGGAACAGGTCAGCCTGGTGGACTCAGAGTACCTGCCCAGGAGACACA TCAAGTTGGATCCACCCTCTGATCTGCAGAGCAATGTCAGCTCTGGGCGTTGTGTCCTGACCTGGGGTGTCAGTCATGCCCTGGAGCCATTGATCACATCCCTCAGCTATGAACTGGCCTtcaagaggcaggaagaggccTGGGAG CAGGCCCGGCACAAGGACCGTATCGTTGGAGTGACCTGGCTCATCCTTGAAGCCGTCGAACTGAATCCCGGTTCCATCTACGAGGCCAGGCTGCGTGTCCAGATGACTTTGGAGAGCTACgaggagaagacagagggggAATATTATAAGAGCCATTGGAGCGAGTGGAGCCAGCCTgtgtcctttccttctccccagaGGAGACAGG GCCTCCTGGTCCCACGCTGGCAGTGGTCAGCCAGCATCCTTGTTGTTGTGCCCATCTTTCTTCTGCTGACTGGCTTTGTCCACCTTCTGTTCAAGCTGTCACCCAG GGTGAAGAGAATCTTTTACCAGAACATTCCGTCTCCCGAGGCGTTCTTCCATCCTCTTTACAGTGTGTACCATGGGGACTTCCAG ACTTGGACAGGGGCCCGCAGAGCCGGACCACAAGCAAGACAGAGTGGTGTCAGTACTTCATCAGCAGGCTCAGAGTCCAGCATCTGGGAGGCCGTCGCCACACTCACCTATAGCCCAGCATGCCCTGTGCAGTTTGCCTGCCTGAAGTGGGAGGCCACAGCCCCTGGCTTCCCAGGGCCCCCAGGCTCAGAGCATGTGCTGCCGGCAGGGTGTCTGGAGTTGGAAGGACAGCCATCTGCCTACCTGCCCCAGGAGGACTGGGCCCCACTGGGCTCTTCCAGGCCCCCTCCTCCAGACTCAGACAGCGGCAGCAGCGACTATTGCATGTTGGACTGCTGTGAGGAGTGCCACCTCTCAGCCTTCCCAGGACACACCCAGAGTCCTGAGCTCACACTAGCTCAGCCTGTGGCCCTTCCTGTGTCCAGCAGGGCCTGA
- the Il9r gene encoding interleukin-9 receptor isoform X3 encodes MALGRCVAEGWTLERAAVKQVSWFLIYSCVCSCVCWGVSVPEQGGGGQKAGTFTCLSNSIYRIDCHWSAPELGQESRAWLLFTSNQVTDIKHKCTFQDSMCTLVLPKEEVFLPFDNFTITLHRCIMGQEQVSLVDSEYLPRRHIKLDPPSDLQSNVSSGRCVLTWGVSHALEPLITSLSYELAFKRQEEAWEARHKDRIVGVTWLILEAVELNPGSIYEARLRVQMTLESYEEKTEGEYYKSHWSEWSQPVSFPSPQRRQGLLVPRWQWSASILVVVPIFLLLTGFVHLLFKLSPRVKRIFYQNIPSPEAFFHPLYSVYHGDFQTWTGARRAGPQARQSGVSTSSAGSESSIWEAVATLTYSPACPVQFACLKWEATAPGFPGPPGSEHVLPAGCLELEGQPSAYLPQEDWAPLGSSRPPPPDSDSGSSDYCMLDCCEECHLSAFPGHTQSPELTLAQPVALPVSSRA; translated from the exons gTTGGACGTTGGAGAGAGCGGCAGTGAAACAGGTCTCCTGGTTCCTGATCTACAGCTGTGTCTGCTCTTGTGTCTGCTGGGGAGTCTCAGTCCcagagcaaggaggaggag GGCAGAAGGCTGGAACATTCACCTGTCTCAGCAACAGTATTTACAGGATCGACTGCCACTGGTCAGCTCCAGAGCTGGGCCAGGAATCCAGGGCCTGGCTCCTCTTTACCAG TAACCAGGTGACTGACATCAAGCACAAATGCACCTTCCAGGACAGTATGTGTACCCTGGTGCTGCCTAAAGAGGAGGTGTTCTTACCTTTTGACAACTTCACCATCACACTTCACCGCTGCATCATGGGACAGGAACAGGTCAGCCTGGTGGACTCAGAGTACCTGCCCAGGAGACACA TCAAGTTGGATCCACCCTCTGATCTGCAGAGCAATGTCAGCTCTGGGCGTTGTGTCCTGACCTGGGGTGTCAGTCATGCCCTGGAGCCATTGATCACATCCCTCAGCTATGAACTGGCCTtcaagaggcaggaagaggccTGGGAG GCCCGGCACAAGGACCGTATCGTTGGAGTGACCTGGCTCATCCTTGAAGCCGTCGAACTGAATCCCGGTTCCATCTACGAGGCCAGGCTGCGTGTCCAGATGACTTTGGAGAGCTACgaggagaagacagagggggAATATTATAAGAGCCATTGGAGCGAGTGGAGCCAGCCTgtgtcctttccttctccccagaGGAGACAGG GCCTCCTGGTCCCACGCTGGCAGTGGTCAGCCAGCATCCTTGTTGTTGTGCCCATCTTTCTTCTGCTGACTGGCTTTGTCCACCTTCTGTTCAAGCTGTCACCCAG GGTGAAGAGAATCTTTTACCAGAACATTCCGTCTCCCGAGGCGTTCTTCCATCCTCTTTACAGTGTGTACCATGGGGACTTCCAG ACTTGGACAGGGGCCCGCAGAGCCGGACCACAAGCAAGACAGAGTGGTGTCAGTACTTCATCAGCAGGCTCAGAGTCCAGCATCTGGGAGGCCGTCGCCACACTCACCTATAGCCCAGCATGCCCTGTGCAGTTTGCCTGCCTGAAGTGGGAGGCCACAGCCCCTGGCTTCCCAGGGCCCCCAGGCTCAGAGCATGTGCTGCCGGCAGGGTGTCTGGAGTTGGAAGGACAGCCATCTGCCTACCTGCCCCAGGAGGACTGGGCCCCACTGGGCTCTTCCAGGCCCCCTCCTCCAGACTCAGACAGCGGCAGCAGCGACTATTGCATGTTGGACTGCTGTGAGGAGTGCCACCTCTCAGCCTTCCCAGGACACACCCAGAGTCCTGAGCTCACACTAGCTCAGCCTGTGGCCCTTCCTGTGTCCAGCAGGGCCTGA
- the Il9r gene encoding interleukin-9 receptor isoform X2 produces the protein MALGRCVAEGWTLERAAVKQVSWFLIYSCVCSCVCWGVSVPEQGGGGQKAGTFTCLSNSIYRIDCHWSAPELGQESRAWLLFTSNQVTDIKHKCTFQDSMCTLVLPKEEVFLPFDNFTITLHRCIMGQEQVSLVDSEYLPRRHIKLDPPSDLQSNVSSGRCVLTWGVSHALEPLITSLSYELAFKRQEEAWEQARHKDRIVGVTWLILEAVELNPGSIYEARLRVQMTLESYEEKTEGEYYKSHWSEWSQPVSFPSPQRRQGLLVPRWQWSASILVVVPIFLLLTGFVHLLFKLSPRVKRIFYQNIPSPEAFFHPLYSVYHGDFQTWTGARRAGPQARQSGVSTSSAGSESSIWEAVATLTYSPACPVQFACLKWEATAPGFPGPPGSEHVLPAGCLELEGQPSAYLPQEDWAPLGSSRPPPPDSDSGSSDYCMLDCCEECHLSAFPGHTQSPELTLAQPVALPVSSRA, from the exons gTTGGACGTTGGAGAGAGCGGCAGTGAAACAGGTCTCCTGGTTCCTGATCTACAGCTGTGTCTGCTCTTGTGTCTGCTGGGGAGTCTCAGTCCcagagcaaggaggaggag GGCAGAAGGCTGGAACATTCACCTGTCTCAGCAACAGTATTTACAGGATCGACTGCCACTGGTCAGCTCCAGAGCTGGGCCAGGAATCCAGGGCCTGGCTCCTCTTTACCAG TAACCAGGTGACTGACATCAAGCACAAATGCACCTTCCAGGACAGTATGTGTACCCTGGTGCTGCCTAAAGAGGAGGTGTTCTTACCTTTTGACAACTTCACCATCACACTTCACCGCTGCATCATGGGACAGGAACAGGTCAGCCTGGTGGACTCAGAGTACCTGCCCAGGAGACACA TCAAGTTGGATCCACCCTCTGATCTGCAGAGCAATGTCAGCTCTGGGCGTTGTGTCCTGACCTGGGGTGTCAGTCATGCCCTGGAGCCATTGATCACATCCCTCAGCTATGAACTGGCCTtcaagaggcaggaagaggccTGGGAG CAGGCCCGGCACAAGGACCGTATCGTTGGAGTGACCTGGCTCATCCTTGAAGCCGTCGAACTGAATCCCGGTTCCATCTACGAGGCCAGGCTGCGTGTCCAGATGACTTTGGAGAGCTACgaggagaagacagagggggAATATTATAAGAGCCATTGGAGCGAGTGGAGCCAGCCTgtgtcctttccttctccccagaGGAGACAGG GCCTCCTGGTCCCACGCTGGCAGTGGTCAGCCAGCATCCTTGTTGTTGTGCCCATCTTTCTTCTGCTGACTGGCTTTGTCCACCTTCTGTTCAAGCTGTCACCCAG GGTGAAGAGAATCTTTTACCAGAACATTCCGTCTCCCGAGGCGTTCTTCCATCCTCTTTACAGTGTGTACCATGGGGACTTCCAG ACTTGGACAGGGGCCCGCAGAGCCGGACCACAAGCAAGACAGAGTGGTGTCAGTACTTCATCAGCAGGCTCAGAGTCCAGCATCTGGGAGGCCGTCGCCACACTCACCTATAGCCCAGCATGCCCTGTGCAGTTTGCCTGCCTGAAGTGGGAGGCCACAGCCCCTGGCTTCCCAGGGCCCCCAGGCTCAGAGCATGTGCTGCCGGCAGGGTGTCTGGAGTTGGAAGGACAGCCATCTGCCTACCTGCCCCAGGAGGACTGGGCCCCACTGGGCTCTTCCAGGCCCCCTCCTCCAGACTCAGACAGCGGCAGCAGCGACTATTGCATGTTGGACTGCTGTGAGGAGTGCCACCTCTCAGCCTTCCCAGGACACACCCAGAGTCCTGAGCTCACACTAGCTCAGCCTGTGGCCCTTCCTGTGTCCAGCAGGGCCTGA